GGAAGTTGCACAAGATGCCGAGGATCGAGATGTAACAAGTGAGCACAAGGAGACGGAAGATGCTAGAAACAAAATTGTGGAAAGAGAACCTGTTGATGTCTGTAGCGATGAGAAATCTGAAACTAATATGGATGAGCAGCAGGAAGAAACGTCCTGTAAGGTGAGAGAAGATAAGCAGGACAAGTCACACACTGACGTTTCGGAGGACGTTTCAGAAGTAGGAGGAGAGACCACATTAAAGCGGAGTGATATAAGTCCATCCGGGAGTGAAGTCTTCCAGGATGCTATAGATTTTGTCGATGAGACTCCCAGTACAAGTGAGATTGATGAAGACGTCACAGGTTGTGAAAGTGAAAAAGAGGAAACTAAGAACAGCCAGCAGGAGAATATTACAGAAGCAGATGATCTGCACACCATTGATGGTCCAGAGCAAGTAGCTGGAACTCCTGTCACTCTCTGTAAGGATGAAGAGAGTAAAAGCAGCAGTCCTGAAGATAGAAGTACTGAATTAGCAGAAAAAATAACTAGTAATGAAAACCTAGATCTAGGGCATCAAGTACTAGCAGAAGAAAAGATCCAGCCTCAGCAGTCTCAACAGGAAGAGTCACAGGCTCAAAATAAAATCTCTGAAATGTTTTCTGCTGCCGAGAGCGCGGATATTGACCAGAGTAACATTATTTCTGAACCTGAACAAGCGTCACAGGATGCGCCAGTCACAAGCGATGACTTGGTCACACAAGAAGAAAGTTACAGTGAAAACATCTTGGATGTTCCAGAGCCTTGCAGTGTTACTAAAAGGAGTAGCATAACAGAAGATGAGGCTATAAAAGATCATGTAATCCCTGAAGAGAAGTATAAAGCTGTCCCAGAGGAGGAAAGACAGGAGGTGGCTTCCTCAAAAAGCGAAGATGTGAAATTAGTGGACCAAAGGGAAGAAGAACTACAGTCACATGGCATAGTTTGTGATGATAACCAGAATGCAGATGATACGAAGGCAAACAAAGCTGAAAGCCCAAAAGAAACTGTTCCTCCTGAGGTTTTCAGTAGTGTAGGAGACTACGATGATACAAGGGCAAGAGAAGCTGAAAGCCCAAAAGAAAATGTTCCTCCTGAGGTTTTCAGTAGTGTAGGAGACTATGATGATGCGATGGCCAGTGAAGCTGAAAGCCCAAAAGAAAATGTCTCTCCCGAGGTTTTCAGTAGTGAAGGAGAATCCACACAAGAGGGCGAAGGAACAGATGACGACGACGATGAGGATGATAATGGTAACAAACGAAGTGAAAAGTACACTGGGGAGAGTGAAATGTCCTGCGCAGCTTTAGGATCATCTGTGGACAGACAATCTCTAGAAGATATTCGGATGGAAGATGCTTCAGATAAGAGTCCTAAGAAAGGAAAAGGCAAAAATAAAGAAGATTGTGTTGTTTCCTGATGAAGTGATCTCCATAATGTCTCCTGTTCTGTAAATGTCACTGCTGAATGTTACTGAACGTTTGCTTTTGCACTAGTACTACTATCCATTGCTTCCAAAGGGGCTACATATCATGTTACTCAAATACAGGCTGGAGGTTTACCGTACAGCAcatcttttttttattctttttgtagGCTCCTGTTTTTGCAGCTGTAATTTGGGGGTGAATTTTAAGACACTGAACACTTTTTCTACTGGGCCCTGATCCCTTGTCATTAAAAACGGAGCTGTATTTGTCTACCACCTGTTTCAGTACCCAGTAGCATGGTATGAGTGAGGCCGGCCTCACAGTTTGGGAACAGCTGCTATAGAGGGGGCAATTGCACAAGGGGAATATTTATTAAATGTTGCAACAGGCAGCATTCACTATATAGGCAAATGTAAAGGTGGACATGCACAATAGAAGTGGATGGAAGATCGGACAACGATTGGACCATGGGTTGTCTGGTAAATGGTGGTTTCCCATATACATACTGGTCCATATTGACCATTTGTCCTTCACCTGGTGTTACTGAAATGTATGACCAGTCTGAATGGCAGAGAGTCCTTGGAACAACTTTcttattataaaaaaacaaaagtggCCAAAAACATCTCTGGATAAAAATGACAAACACAGCCGAGTTCTTTCCAGGGGATGACGGTCATTGGTAACCTAAGCTGGTTTGTATGTGGTTAAATTTCACCCGCTGAACATTCGTTACAGTTGTAATCCCCCATTGACATCCActttagtctaatgtgtatgggcaccttaagtAAAATTCACTTCCGCGTTGCGTGTAACAGGTTAAATTTGCACTTCCTCTGTGGTAAGACGTTTGTGCTTCTATTTTACTCTGGAATAATTATATCGGGCGTATAGATCTGGGTGAACATATCCGAACCTTTATATCTATATAAACTAATTTATTTAAGTGCCTATGGTTGCAGCGaatagatgattttttttctctcattcTAATGTTCCACCAAAATTGTTGTAAACCATTTTTCGAGTTTTAGCGATACCACGTGTAGTTTTATAAcagaaaatgttatttatttctctttGTCACTGGAGTTGCGTGATCGCGCTCACATTCCATGTAAAGCCTAGTATGAATGCTCAAGATAGTGATGGTGAGAAACTCATTCCTTTATGTATGTGTCCGTCCCGTGTACGCCTGTAGATGCAGAAACAGGCCGCGTGTTTCTTTGTGAGGTTAATTTGAAGTATGTAGTTTGCAGTGTCTGTCCTTGGAGATGTGGGAGATACTGTAGCTTATAATGGGCAGGGTTGTATGGGAAATGTAGGCAGTTTACTATTCTGGTCGACAAATTACATTTGAGCTATGGGATTCACTTATTTACTAAAACCGCTTCTTTTGTT
This region of Leptodactylus fuscus isolate aLepFus1 chromosome 8, aLepFus1.hap2, whole genome shotgun sequence genomic DNA includes:
- the LRRFIP1 gene encoding leucine-rich repeat flightless-interacting protein 1 isoform X10 — translated: MGTQGPGRKRHPNREKLSAEDHALNQIAREAEARLAAKRAARAEAREIRMKELERQQKEIYQVQKKYYGLDTKWGDIEQWMEDSERYSHRPRRNLQASDEDDMSVTSRSSLRTNGYEDELLGATQYRKSSRSSTGSGDTVPFSRGPPRDEAMPSLLNCNSLPSRSQRGSLYDEGVTSGSRRSSSSRPPSEYSCYLGSGSRASSRASSARASPVSSEPTGPPLFRRGSTSGSVHSQGHLEDLSAPSISRIEERPDKDFADKSNRPVSSLSAATLASLGGTSSRRGSGDTSISVDTEASIREIKDSLAEVEEKYKRSMVTNAQLDNEKTSLQYQVDTLREVLLELEEELAESRRQYEDKQKECERHKHDHTVLRFQLAEMKEALEQREALMTKHGIALDSDGTLNGDTSIDNHVNSDGPPDPPIRAVSMGKTEVTMEKKETVSVVGECPPSRIEQDRQEVAQDAEDRDVTSEHKETEDARNKIVEREPVDVCSDEKSETNMDEQQEETSCKVREDKQDKSHTDVSEDVSEVGGETTLKRSDISPSGSEVFQDAIDFVDETPSTSEIDEDVTGCESEKEETKNSQQENITEADDLHTIDGPEQVAGTPVTLCKDEESKSSSPEDRSTELAEKITSNENLDLGHQVLAEEKIQPQQSQQEESQAQNKISEMFSAAESADIDQSNIISEPEQASQDAPVTSDDLVTQEESYSENILDVPEPCSVTKRSSITEDEAIKDHVIPEEKYKAVPEEERQEVASSKSEDVKLVDQREEELQSHGIVCDDNQNADDTKANKAESPKETVPPEVFSSVGDYDDTRAREAESPKENVPPEVFSSVGDYDDAMASEAESPKENVSPEVFSSEGESTQEGEGTDDDDDEDDNGNKRSEKYTGESEMSCAALGSSVDRQSLEDIRMEDASDKSPKKGKGKNKEDCVVS
- the LRRFIP1 gene encoding leucine-rich repeat flightless-interacting protein 1 isoform X12 translates to MGTQGPGRKRHPNREKLSAEDHALNQIAREAEARLAAKRAARAEAREIRMKELERQQKEIEERPDKDFADKSNRPVSSLSAATLASLGGTSSRRGSGDTSISVDTEASIREIKEISELKEQIEDVEGKYMQGLKEMKDSLAEVEEKYKRSMVTNAQLDNEKTSLQYQVDTLREVLLELEEELAESRRQYEDKQKECERHKHDHTVLRFQLAEMKEALEQREALMTEIRQLQQRQEVNDREICDLKETIEWKDKKIGALERQKEFFDPVRSERDALREEVTQMREVLKKHGIALDSDGTLNGDTSIDNHVNSDGPPDPPIRAVSMGKTEVTMEKKETVSVVGECPPSRIEQDRQEVAQDAEDRDVTSEHKETEDARNKIVEREPVDVCSDEKSETNMDEQQEETSCKVREDKQDKSHTDVSEDVSEVGGETTLKRSDISPSGSEVFQDAIDFVDETPSTSEIDEDVTGCESEKEETKNSQQENITEADDLHTIDGPEQVAGTPVTLCKDEESKSSSPEDRSTELAEKITSNENLDLGHQVLAEEKIQPQQSQQEESQAQNKISEMFSAAESADIDQSNIISEPEQASQDAPVTSDDLVTQEESYSENILDVPEPCSVTKRSSITEDEAIKDHVIPEEKYKAVPEEERQEVASSKSEDVKLVDQREEELQSHGIVCDDNQNADDTKANKAESPKETVPPEVFSSVGDYDDTRAREAESPKENVPPEVFSSVGDYDDAMASEAESPKENVSPEVFSSEGESTQEGEGTDDDDDEDDNGNKRSEKYTGESEMSCAALGSSVDRQSLEDIRMEDASDKSPKKGKGKNKEDCVVS
- the LRRFIP1 gene encoding leucine-rich repeat flightless-interacting protein 1 isoform X11; this translates as MGTQGPGRKRHPNREKLSAEDHALNQIAREAEARLAAKRAARAEAREIRMKELERQQKEIYQVQKKYYGLDTKWGDIEQWMEDSERYSHRPRRNLQASDEDDMSVTSRSSLRTNGYEDELLGATQYRKSSRSSTGSGDTVPFSRGPPRDEAMIEERPDKDFADKSNRPVSSLSAATLASLGGTSSRRGSGDTSISVDTEASIREIKEISELKEQIEDVEGKYMQGLKEMKDSLAEVEEKYKRSMVTNAQLDNEKTSLQYQVDTLREVLLELEEELAESRRQYEDKQKECERHKHDHTVLRFQLAEMKEALEQREALMTEIRQLQQRQEVNDREICDLKETIEWKDKKIGALERQKEFFDPVRSERDALREEVTQMREVLKKHGIALDSDGTLNGDTSIDNHVNSDGPPDPPIRAVSMGKTEVTMEKKETVSVVGECPPSRIEQDRQEVAQDAEDRDVTSEHKETEDARNKIVEREPVDVCSDEKSETNMDEQQEETSCKVREDKQDKSHTDVSEDVSEVGGETTLKRSDISPSGSEVFQDAIDFVDETPSTSEIDEDVTGCESEKEETKNSQQENITEADDLHTIDGPEQVAGTPVTLCKDEESKSSSPEDRSTELAEKITSNENLDLGHQVLAEEKIQPQQSQQEESQAQNKISEMFSAAESADIDQSNIISEPEQASQDAPVTSDDLVTQEESYSENILDVPEPCSVTKRSSITEDEAIKDHVIPEEKYKAVPEEERQEVASSKSEDVKLVDQREEELQSHGIVCDDNQNADDTKANKAESPKETVPPEVFSSVGDYDDTRAREAESPKENVPPEVFSSVGDYDDAMASEAESPKENVSPEVFSSEGESTQEGEGTDDDDDEDDNGNKRSEKYTGESEMSCAALGSSVDRQSLEDIRMEDASDKSPKKGKGKNKEDCVVS